In the genome of Electrophorus electricus isolate fEleEle1 chromosome 26, fEleEle1.pri, whole genome shotgun sequence, one region contains:
- the b3gnt7 gene encoding UDP-GlcNAc:betaGal beta-1,3-N-acetylglucosaminyltransferase 7 isoform X1 yields the protein MMTTRDRWRVIKTVGLMFLLAVVMLTVFQRGSGRMNQFQIERHPPMEAPAERATLNKAFYISPESFWKEDHKRPMATTEEPLVTLARRPKSWDITTSNCSANLSISSVRWFTGLEETFQQFLIYRHCRFFPMTINHPEKCVGDVHLLMVIKSVITQHDRREVIRQTWGKELVMNGKRIKTIFLLGKSTNKKEKANHQKLLEYEDYIYGDILQWDFMDSFFNLTLKETHFLKWFYTYCGTVPYIFKGDDDVFVSVENILEYLESSKNIKHLFTGDVLFKAKPIRKKENKYYIPQALYNKTYYPPYAGGGGFLMDGPLARKLYKVSETLDLFPIDDVFLGMCLEVLQVTPIKHNAFKTFGLMKDKNSKLNKEPCFFKSMIVVHKLLPQELKDMWRLVHTDLICAQKMELL from the exons AT GATGACTACCAGGGACCGTTGGCGAGTGATCAAGACAGTGGGCCTGATGTTCTTATTGGCTGTGGTGATGCTGACTGTGTTCCAGAGAGGCAGTGGCCGAATGAACCAATTTCAGATAGAGCGGCACCCCCCTATGGAGGCCCCAGCAGAGAGAGCCACTCTAAACAAGGCCTTTTACATTAGCCCTGAGAGCTTCTGGAAAGAAGACCACAAAAGACCGATGGCCACCACAGAGGAACCCTTGGTCACACTAGCCAGAAGGCCCAAATCCTGGGATATCACTACCTCCAACTGCAGTGCCAATCTAAGCATCTCTTCTGTAAGGTGGTTCACCGGCCTGGAGGAAACCTTTCAGCAGTTCCTGATCTACAGGCACTGCCGCTTCTTCCCCATGACAATCAATCACCCAGAAAAGTGTGTGGGGGACGTTCACCTGCTGATGGTGATCAAATCAGTTATAACACAGCATGACCGGAGGGAGGTTATCAGGCAAACATGGGGCAAAGAACTGGTGATGAATGGCAAGCGAATAAAGACGATCTTCCTCCTGGGCAAATCCACTAATAAAAAGGAGAAGGCCAACCACCAGAAGCTTCTAGAATATGAGGATTACATCTATGGGGACATTCTGCAGTGGGACTTCATGGATAGTTTCTTTAACCTCACCCTAAAGGAGacccactttctgaaatggttCTACACCTACTGTGGAACTGTTCCATACATCTTCAAGGGAGATGATGACGTGTTTGTCAGTGTAGAAAACATCCTGGAGTACCTAGAGAGCAGTAAGAACATTAAGCACCTCTTTACTGGAGATGTACTCTTTAAAGCCAAGCCCATCCGgaagaaagagaacaaatacTACATTCCACAAGCTTTGTACAATAAGACTTACTACCCCCCATATGCAGGTGGAGGGGGATTTCTGATGGACGGCCCTCTCGCCCGCAAGCTGTACAAAGTATCCGAAACACTAGACTTGTTCCCTATTGATGATGTTTTCCTTGGCATGTGCTTAGAGGTGCTTCAAGTCACCCCTATAAAACATAATGCGTTTAAAACCTTCGGGCtcatgaaagacaaaaacagcaagCTAAACAAGGAGCCATGCTTCTTTAAGAGCATGATAGTGGTACATAAACTGCTCCCCCAGGAGCTCAAGGACATGTGGAGACTAGTCCATACTGACCTGATTTGTGCCCAGAAAATGGAGCTCCTATAG
- the b3gnt7 gene encoding UDP-GlcNAc:betaGal beta-1,3-N-acetylglucosaminyltransferase 7 isoform X2 gives MTTRDRWRVIKTVGLMFLLAVVMLTVFQRGSGRMNQFQIERHPPMEAPAERATLNKAFYISPESFWKEDHKRPMATTEEPLVTLARRPKSWDITTSNCSANLSISSVRWFTGLEETFQQFLIYRHCRFFPMTINHPEKCVGDVHLLMVIKSVITQHDRREVIRQTWGKELVMNGKRIKTIFLLGKSTNKKEKANHQKLLEYEDYIYGDILQWDFMDSFFNLTLKETHFLKWFYTYCGTVPYIFKGDDDVFVSVENILEYLESSKNIKHLFTGDVLFKAKPIRKKENKYYIPQALYNKTYYPPYAGGGGFLMDGPLARKLYKVSETLDLFPIDDVFLGMCLEVLQVTPIKHNAFKTFGLMKDKNSKLNKEPCFFKSMIVVHKLLPQELKDMWRLVHTDLICAQKMELL, from the coding sequence ATGACTACCAGGGACCGTTGGCGAGTGATCAAGACAGTGGGCCTGATGTTCTTATTGGCTGTGGTGATGCTGACTGTGTTCCAGAGAGGCAGTGGCCGAATGAACCAATTTCAGATAGAGCGGCACCCCCCTATGGAGGCCCCAGCAGAGAGAGCCACTCTAAACAAGGCCTTTTACATTAGCCCTGAGAGCTTCTGGAAAGAAGACCACAAAAGACCGATGGCCACCACAGAGGAACCCTTGGTCACACTAGCCAGAAGGCCCAAATCCTGGGATATCACTACCTCCAACTGCAGTGCCAATCTAAGCATCTCTTCTGTAAGGTGGTTCACCGGCCTGGAGGAAACCTTTCAGCAGTTCCTGATCTACAGGCACTGCCGCTTCTTCCCCATGACAATCAATCACCCAGAAAAGTGTGTGGGGGACGTTCACCTGCTGATGGTGATCAAATCAGTTATAACACAGCATGACCGGAGGGAGGTTATCAGGCAAACATGGGGCAAAGAACTGGTGATGAATGGCAAGCGAATAAAGACGATCTTCCTCCTGGGCAAATCCACTAATAAAAAGGAGAAGGCCAACCACCAGAAGCTTCTAGAATATGAGGATTACATCTATGGGGACATTCTGCAGTGGGACTTCATGGATAGTTTCTTTAACCTCACCCTAAAGGAGacccactttctgaaatggttCTACACCTACTGTGGAACTGTTCCATACATCTTCAAGGGAGATGATGACGTGTTTGTCAGTGTAGAAAACATCCTGGAGTACCTAGAGAGCAGTAAGAACATTAAGCACCTCTTTACTGGAGATGTACTCTTTAAAGCCAAGCCCATCCGgaagaaagagaacaaatacTACATTCCACAAGCTTTGTACAATAAGACTTACTACCCCCCATATGCAGGTGGAGGGGGATTTCTGATGGACGGCCCTCTCGCCCGCAAGCTGTACAAAGTATCCGAAACACTAGACTTGTTCCCTATTGATGATGTTTTCCTTGGCATGTGCTTAGAGGTGCTTCAAGTCACCCCTATAAAACATAATGCGTTTAAAACCTTCGGGCtcatgaaagacaaaaacagcaagCTAAACAAGGAGCCATGCTTCTTTAAGAGCATGATAGTGGTACATAAACTGCTCCCCCAGGAGCTCAAGGACATGTGGAGACTAGTCCATACTGACCTGATTTGTGCCCAGAAAATGGAGCTCCTATAG